From the Paludisphaera mucosa genome, one window contains:
- a CDS encoding sugar phosphate isomerase/epimerase family protein yields the protein MKDVDRRGFLAAAAGAAAGAAWGATTASAAFAPKTPWKRAFMLGQTKGPILPTFKLLKEAGFEGVELISPNELDLKEVLAARDETGLVIHGVSGGRHWQEPLSDPDPAVVERGVAAIKQEFLDVKAYGGTTVLVVPAVVNKKVSYRQAWERSQAHIRKLIPFAEQAGVKIAVEEVWNKFLLSPIEFARYIDEFESPAVGAYFDVGNVVEFAYPQEWIRELGKRILKIHIKEYAKPKRFDYPLGEGEIDWPAVRSALTEIGYDGWITAEVGLGDLDRMKDVVARMNKLLFD from the coding sequence ATGAAAGACGTCGACCGGAGGGGATTCCTGGCGGCCGCCGCCGGTGCCGCGGCGGGCGCGGCCTGGGGCGCGACGACGGCCTCGGCCGCCTTCGCACCCAAGACTCCCTGGAAGCGGGCCTTCATGCTCGGCCAGACCAAGGGCCCCATCCTGCCGACCTTCAAGCTGCTGAAGGAGGCCGGCTTCGAGGGCGTCGAGCTGATCAGCCCCAACGAGCTGGACCTCAAGGAGGTCCTCGCCGCCCGCGACGAGACCGGCCTAGTCATCCACGGCGTCAGCGGCGGCCGGCACTGGCAGGAGCCGCTCTCCGACCCCGACCCCGCCGTCGTCGAGCGCGGGGTGGCCGCGATCAAGCAGGAGTTCCTCGACGTCAAGGCCTACGGCGGGACCACCGTCCTCGTCGTCCCGGCGGTCGTCAACAAGAAGGTCTCCTACCGCCAGGCCTGGGAACGCTCGCAGGCCCACATCCGCAAGCTCATCCCCTTCGCCGAGCAGGCGGGCGTCAAGATCGCGGTCGAGGAGGTCTGGAACAAGTTCCTCCTCAGCCCGATCGAGTTCGCCCGCTACATCGACGAGTTCGAGAGCCCGGCCGTCGGCGCGTATTTCGACGTGGGCAACGTCGTCGAGTTCGCCTACCCCCAGGAGTGGATCCGCGAGCTGGGCAAGCGGATCCTCAAGATCCACATCAAGGAATACGCCAAGCCCAAGCGGTTCGACTACCCGCTCGGCGAGGGCGAGATCGACTGGCCGGCGGTCCGAAGCGCCCTGACCGAGATCGGCTACGACGGCTGGATCACCGCCGAGGTCGGCCTCGGCGACCTGGACCGCATGAAAGACGTCGTCGCCCGCATGAACAAGCTGCTGTTCGACTGA